The Geomonas agri genome contains the following window.
AGAAGCGCAGGTCTGGTTCCAGTCAGTGCCCTGGTAGGTCACCTGCTTCGGCTTATGCACGGAGTGGCACTTGGCGCAGGCGTCGATCGGCTGATCCTTGTAGTGCGGCTTGTGGCACATGAAGCAGGACGGCTTGAAACCGTGCGACGTGTGGCAACGGTCGCAGGAGACGTTGGTGTGCTTGCTCGGAAACTTGACCAGTTCGGCCTTCTCCTGGGCATGGCAGGTGGCGCAGGTGGTGGTAAGCCGCTGGGTCATGGCGACTTTACGCGGAGTGTGCGGATTGTTGTGGCAGCTCGCGCAATCCTTGTTGGCCGGACCGTGGATGTCGGTGTGGCAGGAAGCGCACTTCGGCATCACTTCGTCGTAGTTGGCCTTCTTCGGGTTGTAGGCGTGGATCACGGTGTGGCAGGCCTGGCAGTCGAAGCGGTGCTTGCCGCCGGCGGTCTTGAGCCCGTTGAATGCGCCGGTGTGGCACTGGGCACATTGCTGCGGGGTGAGCGCAGCCGGTGCGGTCGCGTACATCTCGGGCTTTACCGGGATGTCAACGGTCGCAATCTTGGCAGCAAAAGCCGTGGAAGCGACGAGAATCAAGGTCGCAACGATCAGCGACAGGGTACTCTTTTTCATCATTCCTCCCCAAATAACAGTGTATTCACAACAATCGACTGGTCTTAATACTACCTAAGGTGACTGTCTGTCAAGAAAAGATGTGATTACATCACGGGTGCTTGAAGAGTTGATAGATCGAGAGGAAGGAACAAAGAGACACACTAGAGGCGGATGAGGTCTTCGTGCGGTTCGTCGGAGGGGTTTATGTGTATCATGACATCCCCCACGTTGCTGAAATGCTCGAAAATGCGCCGTTTCACTTCGGTGGCGATATCGTGGGAACGCTTCACCGTCATCTCCGGGGGCATCTCGAGCTTCAGGTCCACGATAAGATACTGCCCGGAGTGGCGCGCCCTGATCTCATGCACTTGGTCCACCCCCTCGACGCTCCGGGCAATATGCGAGATGGCGTCCAGGAGTGACTGTTCGGGCTGGCCGTCCATGAGTTCGTGGGCGGAGGTACGGAAGGTGTGGTAGCCGATATGAAAGATGAAGAACGATGTGAGACCCGCCGCAATGGGGTCCATGATACCGACGCCGAAGTAGGCGCCCCCGACACCGACCAGGGTGGCCACCGAGGTGATGGCATCTTTCCTGTGGTCCTTGGCGATGGCGAGCAGTGCAGGGCTCCCCAGGCTCCCTCCGACTTTCATGGAGTAGCGGTAGAGTGCCTCCTTTGCCACGATGGTGCCGGCCGCAGCTACAACGGCCACCAGCGCAGGCGTGGCGTAGTGCCCCTCCAGCATCGTGGTGGTGGCACCGTAGAGAATCCAGGCGCCGGTGGCGGCGATGACCAGGGAAACGAAGATGGCGGACAGGCTTTCCACCTTGCCGTGCCCATAGGGGTGGTCCGAGTCGTAGGGCTTGCGCCCGACCTTGAGGGCGATCAGGGTCATGCCGATGGCGATGAAGTCGCACGCGCTTTCCACGCCGTCGGCAAAGACAGCGTCAGAATGGCCGTAGTGGCCGGCGGCGAGCTTTAACACCATCAATACGGCGTTGGCCCAAAAGCCGATGCGGATGACGCGGTCGGCCTTGTTGAAGCGATCGCTCCTCAGCACGTTCCCTCCGCGCGCAGGTCTTTCACGGTGAGTTGCAGGGAACTCCTGCCGTTCCAGACGTTGATCCCCGGAGCGAACAGGACATCGACCCTTCCCTGCGGCACACCCGCCTCGGCAAGCCCGAAGCCAATGGCGTCGAAGGTCCTCCCCCCCTGCCCTACCTTGAGTTTCAGGTGCCCCCCCTTGAGCACCCGGCTTTCCAGCACCTCGGCCCCCTTAAGCACGAAGAGCGGTTCGGGGTTGCCCATGCCGAAAGGCTTCATCTGTTCCAGTTGCCGCACCAGGTCCGTGGTGATCTCGCCCGAACCCAGCTCCAGGTCGAAAGCGAGCGTGGGGGTGAGGGCGTCGGCATCGAGTGACTCCTGGGCCGCTTCATCGAAGCGCAGCGCAAAGCGCTCCAGTTCATCCTGTGCTATGGAGAGGCCGGCGGCGTGGCTGTGCCCCCCGAAGCGCAGCAGGTGTTCGGCACATTCCCTGATGGCGTCCAGCAGGTGGAAACGGGAGATACTGCGCCCCGAGCCCCTACCGGTCTCCCCGTCGAAAGCGAACAGGATCACTGGCCGATGGAAGAGTTCCACGATGCGGGAGGCAACGATGCCGATCACGCCGGGATGCCACTGTTCCGAACCGAGCACGATGCTCTTGCGGCCACTACAGGCCCCCTGCTCCAGCATGGCGCGCGCCTCCTCGAAGGTGGCCCGCTCCAGTGCCTGGCGCTCGGCGTTGGCGTCATCAAGCTCCCGGGCAATATCCCGTGCCCGCTGGGGATCCCGGCACAGTAGCAGTTCGAGGCCAAGCGCCGCGTCCTCCAACCTCCCCGCCGCATTGATGCGCGGGGCCAGCCGGTAGCCGACCGCGCCGCAGCCGACCTCCCCCGTTATGCCGGCCACTTCCTTGAGGGCCTCGACACCGACGCGGGTGCCGGCGCAGAGCTGCTTCAGCCCGTAGGATACCAGCACCCGGTTGATCCCCAGCAAGGGGACCACGTCGGCGATGGTGCCCAGGGCGACCAGGTCCAGGTATTCCTTGAGATCGGGCTCCTGGCCGGGCTTGAAGTAGCCGTCGGCGCGCAACCGGGCGCGCAACGCGACCACCAGGTGGAAAGCGACGCCGACACCGGCCAGCGATTTGAAGGGGAACGGGCAGCCGGGCTGCAGCGGGTTGATGATGGTGCAGGCATCGGGCAGTTCTTCGCCCGGGGAGTGGTGATCGGTGACGATGAGGTCAACGCCCGCTTCCCTGCACAGCAGCGCCTCCTTCACGGCAGTAATGCCGCAGTCGACGGTGACAAGCACGGTGGCGCCGGCACGAGTAGCGGCTGCCACCCCCTGCTCGGAGAGGCCGTACCCCTCGGTGAGACGTTTGGGAATGTAGTGGCAGCAGTCGAGACCGATCTTCTGGAAGAAGCTGATCAGTACCGCGCAGGAGGTTACGCCGTCCACGTCGTAATCACCGTGAACGCAGACCCGCTCCCCGGCCTTCAGCGCGTGCACCAGCCGCTCCACAGCCTTCGGCATGCCGGCCAGAAGCATGGGATCGTGGAGCCTGGACAGCACCGGGTTTAAGTAGGCGCCGGCCTCGTCGGCAGCGGTGACGCCGCGCTGAACAAGAAGACGCGCCAAAAGCGGAGTGACGCCGGAACGGGTGAGACCGGCTACCGCCTGGGCATCTGCCTCCCTCGCCCGCCAGCTTCTGTGTGTTACAGGTTTCATCCCGCCTCCACATTCGTAATAAAATCAGGGTGCAATCATAGCATAAGGAGCAGCCACCCGCGAATCTAATGTGCTGCGCGGCTACCAAAAAAAAACCCGCCGAGTGGCGGGTTTTTTGTCTGTTGCTGGTGGTGTTACTTTTTGAACGAGGTAGGCATCTGGCTCATGCCGGCCAAGTCGTTCTTGATCTGCTGTGCTGTCGGGCTCGTCGAGTCGAACTGCAGGTACTTGGTCCAGATCTGCTTGGCCTTGTCCGGCTGTTTCAGGTCCTGGAGGTAGACCACGCCGAGGTTGTAGAGACTTTGCAGGTGCTTGGGGTCGATAGACTGCGCCTTCTCGAAGTTGGCGATCGCCTTGTCGTACCAGCCGATCTTGCGGTACATGATCCCCTGGTCCGTCATCACGTTCAGGTTGTTGGGATCGAGTTCCAGGGCTTTGCCGTAGGCGTTGACCGCCTTCTGCGCCTGGTCGGTGTCGAAGTAGTCGTTGCCGAGCTGGATCCAGGCCTGCAGGTTCTTAGGATCCTGCGCCACGATCTTCTCGGCCTCCACGATGCGCCGCTGGTAGTCATTCGGCGAGCCCGCGCCCTGCGGCACGCTCATGGCGACCTGGGGTTCTTTGTTCTGCCCGGCGATGTTGAAGATCAGGTAACCTCCCAGAAGCCCCACGATCACCGCTACCACGATGGTAAGTACGTTCTCCTTGTTCACAGAGCCTCCTTAGACAGCCTCGGCCTTGGTCTCGACGGCGTGTTTTTCCCACAGCGCCACGATCGGGCTCGCCACGAAGATGGACGAATAGGTGGCGACTACCACGCCCACGACCAGGGCAAAGGCGAAGTCGTGGATCACCTCGCCGCCGAACAGGAACAGCGAAACGGCGGCAAGGAAGGTGGTCACCGAAGTGATGATGGTACGGGACAGTGTCTCGTTGATGCTCTTGTTGAAGATGGTGATCATCGGGTCCTTGAGGCTCTTGTGCATGTTCTCGCGGATACGGTCGAAGACGACGACGGTATCGGTGAGCGAGTAACCGGCGATGGTGAGGACCGCGGTGATGAAGAGGATGTTGACCTCGCGGTGCATCACGTAGAATACGGCGATCATGGCCAGTACGTCATGCATGGTGGCCACGACCGCGCCCACGCCGAACTTGAAGTCGAAGCGCCAGGCGATGTAGAGGATGATGCCAAGCATGGAGAGCGCCACGGCCACCAGGGTGTCCTGCTTCAGCTTCTCGCCGATGGAGGGCCCGATTTCGGTGGAGCTTTCCACGGTGAAAGTGTTGCCCGGGATGCCGGCTTTCAGTGCGTCGGCTACTTGGTCGGCTGACTTACCGGTGGACTTGTGCATCTTTACCAGCACCTGGTTGCCACCGGTGATCTCCTGCAGCTCAACTTCCTTGACGCCGGCTTTCACGAGGGCGTCACGGATGGACTGGGTAGTGGCAGCCTGTGCGAACTTGATCTGCATCTCGGTGCCACCGGAGAAGTCGATGCCCATGTTGGCGGTGCCGCGGGCGATGGCGATGATGCCGATGAGGCCGATGATGGCCATCAGGCCGGAGGCGAGAAAGGAGAACTTCCTCATCCCGATGAAATCTATATTGGTCTTCTTGAGCAGTTCCATTGGTCTCCCCCCTTAAACGCTGAGTCGCTTCACGTGGACGCGGTCCAGGAAGGCGTCAAAGAGCACCTTGGTGGCAACGAGCGACGTGAACAGGTTGATGATGATACCGAGGCTGAGCGAAACAGCGAAGCCTTTGACCGGGCCGGTGCCGAACTGGAACAGCACCGCCGCTGTGATCAGGGCGGTAACGTGCGAGTCCATAATGGTAAGGAACGCCTTGTCGTAGCCGGCGTCGAGCGCGGCGTGCGGCGTCTTGCCCAGGCGCAGCTCCTCCCTGATCCTCTCGAAGATGAGGACGTTGGAGTCGACCGACATACCGACCAGGAGGACGATAGCGGCGATGCCCGGCAGGGTCAGCGTAGCACCCAGCGCGGAGAGAGCGCCCATCAGGAACAGGATGTTCAGCACCATGCCCAGGTTAGCGACCATGCCGGAGAGTTTGTAGTACATCGCCATGAAGCTGACGACGAGCAGGACGCCGATCAGACCGGCCATGAGCCCCTTGTGGATGGAGTCGCGACCAAGGGAAGGACCGACGGTGACGTTCTGCAGGATCTTGACCGGAGCAGGCAGCGAACCGGCGCGCAGCACGATGGCGAGGTCGGCGGCTTCCTTCTCGGTGAAGGAGCCGGAGATCTGGGCGGAGCCGCCCGAGATCCTCTCGCGGATTACCGGAGCGGAGTAGATGTTGCTGTCCAGGACGATGGCGAAGCGCTTGCCCACGTTGGCGGCGGTGACCTGGTCGAACAGGCGCGCGCCGGTGGAGTTGAACTCGATGGCAACGTAGGGCTGGTTGTACTGGGAATCAATCCTGATCTGGGCGTCGGTAAGCAGCTCGCCGGTGATTATGGCCTTTTTCTTCACCACCAGCGGGGTCTCGGAGACGGCGCCGGTCTGGGGATCAGTCCTCTTCTCGAAGAGAAGCTCGTCGTCTTCGGGGAGCGAACCGGCGGTCGCGGTGGCCGCGTTGACGGTCTCGTCCACCAGCTTGAACTCGAGGCGGGCGGTCTTGCCGATCAGCTCGATGGCGCGCTTGGGATCCTTGATGCCCGGGAGCTGAACGACGATGTTGTTCAGGCCTTCACGCTGGATCACCGGCTCAGAGACGCCGAACTGGTCAATCCTGTTGCGGATGGTCTCCAGGGCCTGCGCCACGGCGCGGTCTTTCCTAACCTGTGCCTCTTTCTCGTTGATGCGCAGCTGCATGTTGACGAAGCCGCCCTCGTCGAAGACCGGCAGGGCCTCGAGGTCGGGGTACTTCTTCTTGATCAGCGCCTGCACCTTGTCGGCCGAACCGCGATCGTACAGGGTGAGCTGCACTTTGTCGCCGCCCAGTCGCCCGATCTTCTTGAAGCGCAGGTTCTGCGCCGTAAGGGAGTCCTCGAGGTCGGTGGCGATCAGGTCCAGGGACCCTTCCACAGCCTTCTGGGTCTCGACCTCCATGACCAGGTGGGTACCGCCCTGCAGGTCAAGACCCAGGTGGATCTTGTCCTTGGGGAGCAGGCCGCTCCACCACTTCGGGAGCGTGTCGACCAAGGTCGGCGTCAGGTAGACGCACGAGGCGATGATGAAAATGAGGATAAGAGAAATGCGCCAGGTATAACCCTTCATGGGAAAAGCTCCTTTCGGAAAAATTCGATCAATGCACTAGTCCTGCTTAACAGACGCAATGTACCCCTTGTTGATCCTGACGTTGACACCGGGGGCGATCTCCAGGGTTACCACCTGGTCGTCCAGCGCGGTCACCTTGCCGTGCATGCCGCCGGCGGTGACGACCTGGTCGCCTTTTTTGAGCGCGTCCAAAAGCGCCCTGTGCTCCTTGGCCTTTTTCTGCTGCGGCCTGATGAGCAGGAAGTAAAAAATGGCAAACATGAACACCAGGGGGATCAATCCCTGGAACTGTGCCATCATCCCTCCGCCCGCCGGCGCACCGCCCTGCGCGGGAGCAGCCATTGCAAACGCCAAACCTAACATATAGTTACCTCCTGGGTTGTATTTCCATCCCTTATTGACAGTGATAATTTCAGGTAAAGCTTCAAGTCGCGTGCATCAAGCCGCTGTTCTTGCGGCGTAAAAGTCTCGCCTGAACTTGACGAACTCGCCCCTGCCGATGGCCTCCCGCACCTGTTTCATCAGGTTCAGGTAGAAGTGCAGGTTATGCCAGCTGTTCAGCCGCGAGGCCAAGATCTCCTGGCTACGGTACAGGTGCCTCAGATAGGCCCTCGAGTAGTTGCGGCAGACGTAGCAGTCGCAGGCCGGGTCGATGGGACCCTGATCCTCGGCGTAGATGGCCGCCTTGATGTTGATCCTGCCGAAGCTGGTGAACAGGGCGCCGTTTCGGGCGTTCCTGGTCGGCATGACGCAGTCGAACATGTCGAAGCCGTTGTAGACCGCCTCGATCAAGTCCTCGGGCGCGCCGATGCCCATGATGTAACGCGGCGAGTTCTCGGGCAGGATGTCGCTGCACTCCTGCATCATGCCGTGCATGACTTCCTTCTCCTCGCCCACCGACAGACCGCCCAGCGCGTAGCCGTCGAAACCGATGTCCGTGATCTGCCGCGCGCTCTCGCGCCTCAACTCCGGATGCATCCCCCCCTGCACGATCCCGAAGAGCGCCTGGTCGGGACGGCTGTGCGCATCCTTGCAGCGCTTGGCCCAGCGGGTGGTCAACTCAAGCGACTTTTGCACATAGGAGCGTTCGGCCGGATACGGAGGGCATTCGTCGAAACACATGGCGATGTCGGCGCCCAGCGCCTCCTGGATGGCGATGGAAACCTCGGGGGAGATGAAGTGTTTGGATCCGTCGATGTGGGAGCGGAACTTCACCCCTTCCTCGGAGATCTTCCTCAGTTCGCCAAGCGAAAAGACCTGGAAGCCGCCGGAATCGGTCAGCATGGGACGGTCCCAGTGCATGAAGCGGTGCAGTCCCCCCAGCCGGCCCACCAGTTCGTGGCCGGGACGCAGGTAGAGGTGGTAAGTATTGGCCAGAATGATCTGTGACCCGACCTCAACCAGCTCTTCGGGCGTCATAGCCTTGACCGTCGCCTGGGTGCCGACCGGCATGAATATCGGGGTTTCGATCCTGCCGTGCGTGGTTGTCAGAGAGCCTAAACGGGCCGCGCAGCCCGGGTCTTTCTTGATAAGTTCAAACGATATGGCTGACAAAATGATCCTTTATCCAATAAACATCGCATCGCCGTAGCTGAAGAACCGGAAGCGCCTTCTTACTGCTTCAGCGTAGGCCTCGGTCATGAACTCTTTACCGGCGAAAGCGCACACTAACATAAATAGTGTCGATTTGGGGAGATGAAAATTCGTTATCAACGCATCAACCACCCTGAACCGGTATCCCGGCAGGATGAAGATGTCCGCCTCGCGCTCCCCCGCCTCCAATTGGCCGGAGGCGGCAGCGTGCTCCAGGGCCCGCATCGACGTGGTTCCGAGCGCGACTACCCTCCCCCCGGACGCCTTGGTGCGGCGGATCGCCTCGGCGGTCTCGTGCGGGATCCGGTACAACTCCCGGTGCATGGTGTGCTGGGACAGGTCCTCGACCCGAACCGGCATGAAGGTCCCCAGACCCACGTGCAGGGTAAGAGGCGCGATCTCCACGCCGCGACCCCGGATCTCAGCCAGGATCTCCGGGGTGAAGTGCAGGCCGGCCGTAGGGGCAGCCACGGCCCCCTTCTCCCGCGCGAACACGGTCTGGTAGCGCTCCAGGTCCTCACCTTCGGGGGCGCGCTTGATATAGGGGGGGAGCGGCATGCTCCCGGCCCCTTCCAGCCAGGCCATGAAGTCGTCGCTCCCCTCGAAGCAGACTAGCCACTCCCCTTCCTCCCGGGCAGCCACTTTCGCAGTGACCCCGTCGGGAAGGATGATGCGGGTGCCGGCACCGGGGGACTTGGAGGCCTTGATGAGGCAGCTCCATACCTCGTCCACGCCGGGAACGCGACGCACAAGGAACACCTCGACGGCGCCGCCGCTCTCCTTGTGCCCCCTGAGCCGGGCCGGAATGACGCGGGTGTCGTTGAGGACCAGGAGGTCGCCGGGGCGGAACTGTCCGGCGATGGCGGCCACGGTGCTCTCCCCGACCGTGCCGGTGGCACGCTCGAGTGCCAACAGCCGGGAGGCGTCCCTGCGGCTCGCCGGGTGCTGAGCGATCAGCTCCGGCGGGAGTTCGTAATCGAAATCGGAAAGGCGCATGCTATCGACCGTACCCGCCGGAAAGCTTCACGCCCGGATAATAGTAAGTAAGTATCTCGCGGTAATCGAACCCTTCGTTGGCGCGCCCCTTGGCGCCCCACTGGCACAGCCCCACACCGTGACCGGAGCCGGTGCCGCTCACCTGGAGCTCATCGCGCTGGCTGCGCAGTTCGAAGTTGGTGCTCTTCACGACGCCGTAGCCCAGGGCTTTCCTGAAGGCGACACCAGGGATGACCACGCTCCCCCGGGAGCATTCGGCGACCACGTCCTGCACTCTGCCGCTAGCGTTCCTGCCGCGCACCCGCAGGTCCCTGAGACCTGCCACCTGGAACCCGGCTGCCTTCAGCGAGTTCTCGACCTTTTTAAGGGGAAGGTTCAGCTCCCACCGGATCGGATTGGACTCGCTGCAGTAACGGCAGGAAACGCCTTGGAGGTAAGGGATCGAGAGCCCCCAAACGTTCCTGGAGTTCTCAGTGTGGCCGGCGCAGTTGGAATGGTAGAAAGCTTGGATGGTCTTGCCGTTGTAGGTGAGCACCTCTCCGGCAGTCTCGCGCACACCGTAGGCAGCGCGGCTGTCCTCAACGTCCGCCCCCTCGTACACCTGGTCCATCACGCTGGACTCGAGCTGGTAACTCTGGCCGCGGCGGGCTTGCATCTGGTACACCGCGTAGGAACGGGCGATGACCGCCTGCGCCTTGATGGCCTCGATGGGCCAGGCGGAACTGATCTCGCAGTTGATGAGGCCGACCAGGTACTCCTCCAGCGGCAGTTCGTTCACCACCAGCAGGCCCTTGTCGGCCGGCGACACCTCGATCAGGGCCCGGTACCCCTTGCCGTTCACCGAGATGCGCGAAAACGCAGAGGCGACCAGGCGGTCCACCGGCCTGCCGTTGACACTGAGGCCGCTCCCCAAGCGCCGTACCTCTAGGGGCATCTCCACCCTGAGCGGTTCGCGGCCGTCGGTAAGAAGCACGCCGTCGCCGTCGATCCTGAGGGTTTCCGCCCCCTTGAACAGGGCCACCCGCACCATCTCCGGTCGCATCGAGGCGGCACTCCCTCCGGCGGCGAGGCAGATGAGTAATATGATCAACGTCCTGAAGCAGCTCATCAATTCCGTTTACACATGGGTTTAACTGTCCCGTAAAAGCCTTAGATATAAACCATGGAACAGCCCGCAAAGTCAATAATTTTATGGCTCTAATCAGAGCGTATTCAGTCTATAGATTGGCAAGCGATTTGCTTTGTTTCTCATTAAGCCTTAGAGTCACGGGGTGATCAGCCAGGGGGACCGGGACAGGGCAGTGAAGCTAAGGTGTCGACATCAGTAAATTTCGCGGCAACGCAGCGGAGTTGAACCATCCAAATAAGTGTTGCCAGATGTACAAAAACAGGCTATATCGCTGTAGAACATAGCCATTTAGCGTGATTTGTACCACCGTTCGGAGCTGTATGCGCTTCTCCCTCAAAACCAAAATCCTCATCCTGGTAACTGCGATCCTGGTCGTCGTCATCTCCACAGTTGCCTACCATAACTACCGGCAGCAGAAGGAAATGTTGCACGAGATAGCCAACCGCAACACCTCGGTGCTGATCGAGACTATCAAGAGTTCCGTCGCCAACGCGATGCTGTCGGGCCGCTCCGACGAGGTCGCCAGCATCTTCGCCAGAATCAAATCCCGGGAGTTCGTTAAGTCCATAAGAATCGTTGACGCGGAAGGAAAAATCCTCAACTCCGCCGATCGCAGCGAGATCGGCAGCCGGATCCCGGAACAGGGGCACAGCACGCTCCCTAGCCGCAACTTCTCCCTGCTCCCCGAAGAGGGAGTTTTCCTTTCCTACGCACGCATCTTCAACGCGCCGCAATGCTATAAGTGTCATCCCGCCAGCAAGGAGACACTTGGGCTACTCGAGATCAAGCTCTCCCTTGGGTACATGAACAGCTTCATCTACCGCGAGCGCGAGATCGCCATCGTTTCCGCCATCATCCTGGTCCTGCTCACCGTGATCACCATCTCCACCCTTCTGATCATCTACGTGGAGCGTCCCATCCGCAAGCTGATGCGCTGCATGGAGAAGGTCGAACAAGGTGAGTTCAACCAGGAAATCAGTCTCACCTCCAGCCTCGAGATGCGCTCATTGGGCAACAGCTTCAACCGCATGGTGGGCACCATCGGCAACTTGATGGAATCAACCGTCAAACACGAAAGGGAACTGGCCCGGGCCCAGGAAAAACTGGCGCACCACCGCGAGACCCACCAGATGAACGGCCGCCTTGAGGAACAGATCCGCGAGATCGAGAACTTGAACGTGACCTTGGAGGAGCGCATCGAGGAGATCGAGGAGGCGAACTACAAGATCGCCGACCTGGCCGGGGAACTGGAAGACAAGAACACCAACCTGGAGAAGGCAGTTGCGAAGCTCTCCACCCTGTACCGCCTGGGACTGGCCATCAACTCCACCATCGAGGTGGAGGACCTGTACCGGCTGGTGGTGAAGACCACCATGGACACCCTGCAGGCCCAGGTCGGCTACGTGGTGCTCTACGACGCCGAACATGGCGAGTTGCGCATCACCAACCTGGTCGGCTACCGCGACCCGAACCCGCAGTACCTGCGCGTCCCCATGAAGCCCTCCAGCGTCTCCAGTTGGGTGATCCAGAACAGCAAGCCGCTTCTTATCACCGACATCGCCCAGACGCCCGAGTTCGACCGGATCAGCCCCTTGGGTTTCGAGAGAAAGACCCTTATCTGCGCCCCGCTCATGGTCAAGGACGAGATCATCGGCACCCTGACCGTGGTCAACAAGCTGAACAACACGGTCTACAACCACGAGGAACTGGAGCTTCTCTCCACCATCGCGGCGCAGGCCTCCATCGCCATCAAGAACGCCATGCTCTACGACGAGCAGCAAAAGACCTACCTGAACACCATTCAGGCCCTGGTCTCCGCCATCGAGGCATCCGACAGTTATACCCGTGGCCATTCCGAGCGCGTCACCCGCTTCTCGCTCGCCCTGGCCAGAAAGCTCGAGCTCCCCGCCAATCGCCTCAAGGTGATCGAGCGCGCCGCCATCCTGCACGACATCGGCAAGATCGGCATCGACCTCTCCCTGCTGCACAAGGAGGAAACCCTCACCAAGGACGACGTGGCCGAGTTGCAGCAACACCCCAGCATCGGCATGACGATCCTGGAGCCGATCGAGTTCCTGCACGACGTGCGGTTGTGCATCGGGCAGCACCACGAACGCTACGACGGCAAGGGGTACCCCAACCGCCTGACCGGCCAGGAGCTCCTGCTCGAGTCCCGTATTCTTGCCATCGCCGACAGCTTCGATGCCATGACCTCGGACCGCCCCTACCGCAAGGCGCTCAAGCTCGAGGTAGCAATCCAGGAGTTGGCCGAGAATGCCGGCACCCAGTTCGACCCTGAATTGGTCCCCATCTTCATCAAGCTCCTGAAGACGCCGAACTTCCTGCCCCAGCGCGAGGAATTCCCGGGGCTACACGTGGTGCCTCTTGCTGCCAAGGGGGGTAGCAAGTCTCACTCCTGCATTGCCCAGTAATTCAAATAATGGTATAAGATAAAACTCTGTAGCGCGGCCGGCAGAGCCGGTCCGCGCCATTTTTGTGCCCCTTTGCGGGCAACAGGAGCCCTTGTGCCGGCACTTCTAGAAATCACAGGACTGCGCACCGAGTTCAACCTGAAAAGCGGCGTG
Protein-coding sequences here:
- the tgt gene encoding tRNA guanosine(34) transglycosylase Tgt; its protein translation is MSAISFELIKKDPGCAARLGSLTTTHGRIETPIFMPVGTQATVKAMTPEELVEVGSQIILANTYHLYLRPGHELVGRLGGLHRFMHWDRPMLTDSGGFQVFSLGELRKISEEGVKFRSHIDGSKHFISPEVSIAIQEALGADIAMCFDECPPYPAERSYVQKSLELTTRWAKRCKDAHSRPDQALFGIVQGGMHPELRRESARQITDIGFDGYALGGLSVGEEKEVMHGMMQECSDILPENSPRYIMGIGAPEDLIEAVYNGFDMFDCVMPTRNARNGALFTSFGRINIKAAIYAEDQGPIDPACDCYVCRNYSRAYLRHLYRSQEILASRLNSWHNLHFYLNLMKQVREAIGRGEFVKFRRDFYAARTAA
- the queA gene encoding tRNA preQ1(34) S-adenosylmethionine ribosyltransferase-isomerase QueA; protein product: MRLSDFDYELPPELIAQHPASRRDASRLLALERATGTVGESTVAAIAGQFRPGDLLVLNDTRVIPARLRGHKESGGAVEVFLVRRVPGVDEVWSCLIKASKSPGAGTRIILPDGVTAKVAAREEGEWLVCFEGSDDFMAWLEGAGSMPLPPYIKRAPEGEDLERYQTVFAREKGAVAAPTAGLHFTPEILAEIRGRGVEIAPLTLHVGLGTFMPVRVEDLSQHTMHRELYRIPHETAEAIRRTKASGGRVVALGTTSMRALEHAAASGQLEAGEREADIFILPGYRFRVVDALITNFHLPKSTLFMLVCAFAGKEFMTEAYAEAVRRRFRFFSYGDAMFIG
- a CDS encoding SpoIID/LytB domain-containing protein; the encoded protein is MSCFRTLIILLICLAAGGSAASMRPEMVRVALFKGAETLRIDGDGVLLTDGREPLRVEMPLEVRRLGSGLSVNGRPVDRLVASAFSRISVNGKGYRALIEVSPADKGLLVVNELPLEEYLVGLINCEISSAWPIEAIKAQAVIARSYAVYQMQARRGQSYQLESSVMDQVYEGADVEDSRAAYGVRETAGEVLTYNGKTIQAFYHSNCAGHTENSRNVWGLSIPYLQGVSCRYCSESNPIRWELNLPLKKVENSLKAAGFQVAGLRDLRVRGRNASGRVQDVVAECSRGSVVIPGVAFRKALGYGVVKSTNFELRSQRDELQVSGTGSGHGVGLCQWGAKGRANEGFDYREILTYYYPGVKLSGGYGR
- a CDS encoding HD domain-containing phosphohydrolase; this translates as MRFSLKTKILILVTAILVVVISTVAYHNYRQQKEMLHEIANRNTSVLIETIKSSVANAMLSGRSDEVASIFARIKSREFVKSIRIVDAEGKILNSADRSEIGSRIPEQGHSTLPSRNFSLLPEEGVFLSYARIFNAPQCYKCHPASKETLGLLEIKLSLGYMNSFIYREREIAIVSAIILVLLTVITISTLLIIYVERPIRKLMRCMEKVEQGEFNQEISLTSSLEMRSLGNSFNRMVGTIGNLMESTVKHERELARAQEKLAHHRETHQMNGRLEEQIREIENLNVTLEERIEEIEEANYKIADLAGELEDKNTNLEKAVAKLSTLYRLGLAINSTIEVEDLYRLVVKTTMDTLQAQVGYVVLYDAEHGELRITNLVGYRDPNPQYLRVPMKPSSVSSWVIQNSKPLLITDIAQTPEFDRISPLGFERKTLICAPLMVKDEIIGTLTVVNKLNNTVYNHEELELLSTIAAQASIAIKNAMLYDEQQKTYLNTIQALVSAIEASDSYTRGHSERVTRFSLALARKLELPANRLKVIERAAILHDIGKIGIDLSLLHKEETLTKDDVAELQQHPSIGMTILEPIEFLHDVRLCIGQHHERYDGKGYPNRLTGQELLLESRILAIADSFDAMTSDRPYRKALKLEVAIQELAENAGTQFDPELVPIFIKLLKTPNFLPQREEFPGLHVVPLAAKGGSKSHSCIAQ